In the Dehalococcoidia bacterium genome, one interval contains:
- a CDS encoding glycosyltransferase family 2 protein — MENSKCKVSIIIPHYNQKEYLKRLLPSIANQTFADYEVIIIDDATPDRSVVEYIKTFIKDHGNMRLVENTENMRFIKTCNKGIELAKGEYICLLNADTEVKNNFVERNVEILDADGSIGALSCVIVDQDGDNWFTGGSFKGGLPVNLKDDFQGIRPVDFVAGTAPFYRKDVFDRIGLLDENYRMYHEDIEFGLRLRAETDYKACMFPEKLVAHYLAGSIPLREMYDLARRNHILMLKKYYPRYLPKVLLWYTLDITRTLVRDLLEPTPNLSLFVKPRPWKLFLFVKMKLRCFLWALNMAGGILAVLVNRQSK; from the coding sequence ATGGAAAACAGCAAGTGTAAAGTTAGCATCATAATCCCACACTACAATCAGAAGGAATATTTGAAAAGACTGCTGCCGAGCATTGCAAATCAGACATTCGCTGATTATGAAGTCATAATCATAGACGATGCCACGCCGGACAGGTCAGTAGTGGAGTACATCAAAACATTTATCAAAGACCATGGAAACATGCGCCTGGTCGAAAACACCGAGAACATGCGTTTCATCAAAACCTGCAACAAAGGGATCGAACTGGCAAAGGGAGAATATATCTGCCTGCTGAATGCAGACACTGAAGTGAAAAACAATTTTGTGGAGAGAAACGTCGAAATCCTGGATGCCGACGGTTCCATAGGTGCGTTATCCTGCGTGATAGTCGACCAGGACGGAGATAACTGGTTCACCGGAGGGAGTTTCAAAGGGGGGCTTCCGGTGAACCTGAAAGACGATTTTCAGGGAATACGCCCGGTAGATTTCGTCGCTGGAACTGCCCCCTTTTACCGGAAGGATGTTTTTGACCGGATAGGACTTCTTGACGAGAACTACCGTATGTACCACGAAGATATTGAGTTTGGCCTGAGACTCCGGGCTGAAACGGATTATAAAGCATGTATGTTTCCCGAAAAACTGGTCGCGCACTATTTAGCGGGGAGCATACCATTGCGTGAAATGTACGACTTAGCCCGTAGAAATCATATTCTGATGCTTAAAAAGTATTACCCGAGATATTTGCCGAAGGTGCTGCTCTGGTACACGTTAGATATAACCCGCACTCTAGTCAGGGATTTATTGGAACCTACCCCCAATTTGTCCTTGTTTGTGAAACCGCGGCCCTGGAAGTTGTTCCTCTTTGTGAAAATGAAGCTCAGGTGCTTTCTATGGGCGCTTAATATGGCTGGAGGGATCTTGGCAGTGCTAGTCAATAGGCAAAGCAAGTAA
- a CDS encoding glycosyltransferase family 2 protein: MMEQGGNKVSVIIPSYNGKEHLKRLLPSIANQTFNDYEVIIIDDSSPDESVLEYVRTFIKDYRNMRLIENGENLGFVKTCNKGIRLANGEYICLLNQDTEVKSNFVERNVEILDADGSIGALSCVIVDQDGDNWFTGGSFKGGLPVNLTDDFQGIRPVDFVAGTAPFYRKDVFNRIGLFDENYHMYHEDIEFGLRLRAETDYKVCVFPEKLVVHNKPSVDCSEEMRIIIKEVYYLGCRNHILTLKKYYPRYLPKVLLWYTLDISRILVRALLEPSPNLSLFVKPRPWKLFLFVKMKLRCFRWALNMAEGILAGLVNRQSK, from the coding sequence ATGATGGAACAAGGCGGGAACAAAGTCAGTGTAATAATCCCGAGCTATAATGGAAAGGAACATTTAAAAAGGCTGTTGCCAAGCATTGCAAATCAGACATTTAACGATTACGAAGTTATCATCATAGATGATTCTTCACCGGATGAGTCAGTGTTGGAATATGTAAGAACATTTATCAAAGACTATAGAAACATGCGGTTGATTGAGAATGGAGAGAACCTGGGTTTTGTGAAGACCTGCAATAAAGGAATTAGACTGGCAAACGGAGAATATATCTGCCTGCTGAACCAGGACACTGAGGTTAAAAGCAATTTTGTGGAGAGAAACGTCGAAATCCTGGATGCCGACGGTTCCATAGGTGCGTTATCCTGCGTAATAGTCGACCAGGATGGAGATAACTGGTTCACCGGAGGAAGTTTTAAAGGGGGGCTTCCGGTGAACCTCACGGATGATTTCCAGGGAATACGCCCGGTAGATTTCGTCGCTGGAACTGCACCCTTTTACAGGAAGGATGTTTTTAACCGGATAGGGCTTTTTGACGAGAACTACCATATGTACCACGAAGATATTGAGTTTGGCCTGAGACTTCGGGCTGAAACGGATTATAAAGTATGTGTGTTTCCCGAAAAACTGGTTGTACACAATAAACCAAGTGTGGACTGTTCAGAAGAGATGCGCATAATAATTAAGGAAGTGTATTACTTAGGCTGTAGAAATCATATTCTGACACTTAAGAAGTATTACCCGAGATATTTGCCGAAGGTGCTGCTCTGGTACACGTTAGATATAAGCCGCATTCTAGTCAGGGCTTTATTGGAACCTAGCCCCAATTTGTCCTTGTTTGTGAAACCGCGGCCCTGGAAGTTGTTCCTCTTTGTGAAAATGAAGCTCAGGTGCTTTCGATGGGCGCTTAATATGGCTGAAGGGATCTTGGCGGGGTTAGTCAATAGGCAAAGCAAGTAA
- a CDS encoding glycosyltransferase family 2 protein, whose product MQNSSCKVSIIIPHYNGEQYLKRLLPGIANQTFADYEVIVIDDFSPDRSVLEYIKTFIKDHGNMRLIENGENLGFVKTCNKGIRLANGEYICLLNQDTEVKSNFVERNVEILDVDGSIGALSCVIVDQDGDNWFTGGSFKGGLPVNLKDDFQGIRPVDFVAGTAPFYRKEVFDRIGLFDENYRMYHEDIEFGLRLRAETDYKACMFPEKLVAHYLAGSIPRSEVYYFSCRNHILILKKYYPRYLPKVLLWYTLEISRFLVSFISKPGPRFLFVKPQPWKLFLFVKWKRLWLSWSLNMAEGILAGLVNRQSK is encoded by the coding sequence ATGCAAAACAGCAGTTGTAAGGTTAGCATCATAATCCCACACTACAATGGAGAGCAATATTTGAAAAGGCTGCTGCCGGGCATTGCAAATCAGACATTCGCTGATTATGAAGTCATAGTCATAGATGATTTTTCACCGGATAGGTCAGTACTGGAGTATATCAAAACATTTATCAAAGACCATGGAAACATGCGGTTGATTGAGAATGGAGAGAACCTGGGTTTTGTGAAGACCTGTAATAAAGGAATTAGACTGGCAAACGGAGAATATATCTGCCTGCTGAACCAGGACACTGAGGTTAAAAGCAATTTTGTGGAGAGAAACGTCGAAATCCTGGATGTCGACGGTTCCATAGGTGCGTTATCCTGCGTGATAGTCGACCAGGACGGAGATAACTGGTTCACCGGAGGGAGTTTCAAAGGGGGGCTTCCGGTGAACCTAAAAGACGATTTTCAGGGAATACGCCCGGTAGATTTCGTCGCTGGAACTGCCCCCTTTTACAGGAAGGAGGTGTTTGACCGGATAGGGCTTTTTGACGAGAACTACCGTATGTACCACGAAGATATCGAGTTTGGCCTGAGACTCCGGGCTGAAACGGATTATAAAGCATGTATGTTTCCCGAAAAACTGGTCGCGCACTATTTAGCGGGGAGCATACCAAGGAGTGAAGTATACTACTTTAGCTGTAGAAATCATATTCTGATACTTAAGAAGTATTACCCGAGATATTTGCCGAAGGTGCTGCTTTGGTATACGTTAGAAATAAGCCGTTTTCTAGTCAGTTTTATATCGAAACCTGGCCCCAGGTTCCTGTTTGTGAAACCGCAGCCGTGGAAGTTGTTCCTCTTTGTGAAATGGAAGCGCTTGTGGCTTTCATGGTCGCTTAACATGGCTGAAGGGATCTTGGCGGGGTTAGTCAACAGGCAAAGCAAGTAA
- a CDS encoding radical SAM protein — MLWVTNMLCNYNCVYCSASCQIFSKDCAETEPQPRRREQPAVGKYSPEHIARCFDSTGKVWKILLMGGGECFLYPQFVELVRALTQIHYVEVATNLSTPNVYQFADVIPSQKVLRVVASLHIMEREKRRNGVEEFIDKVICLQDKGFNVSVQYVVYPPLIPRALKDMEYFTSRGIDSFFFRPFQGIYAGATYPASYTEEEKILLKSRAWDTREIDMMHLNAFGRLCGTGTYSFHMDYMGNLGRCLSSQKRYGNFFTGKYYFDEHPKPCPVRMCTCPLIYQGQISSTKGSASSVMAEMIKEAWIRYPPYHPKVAVDGLRSEFSSRRYRKANTMSIEESTLQIRQRI; from the coding sequence ATGCTCTGGGTCACCAATATGTTATGCAACTACAATTGCGTCTATTGCTCTGCCTCATGCCAAATATTCTCAAAGGATTGTGCCGAAACGGAACCACAACCTCGACGAAGGGAACAACCGGCAGTCGGTAAGTATAGCCCAGAGCATATAGCAAGGTGTTTCGACAGCACAGGCAAGGTTTGGAAAATCTTGCTGATGGGCGGGGGTGAGTGTTTTCTGTACCCACAATTTGTAGAACTGGTCAGGGCCTTGACTCAGATACACTACGTCGAGGTAGCAACAAATCTCTCAACGCCCAATGTCTACCAGTTCGCCGATGTCATTCCATCGCAAAAAGTCCTGAGGGTTGTTGCATCCCTTCATATCATGGAGAGGGAGAAAAGGAGAAACGGTGTCGAGGAATTCATCGATAAGGTCATATGTCTTCAGGACAAGGGTTTCAATGTCAGTGTGCAGTATGTTGTCTATCCCCCTCTCATTCCTCGAGCACTGAAGGACATGGAGTATTTCACATCGCGAGGGATAGACTCCTTTTTCTTCAGGCCATTTCAAGGCATATACGCGGGAGCAACATACCCGGCCTCTTACACCGAAGAAGAAAAGATATTGCTAAAATCACGCGCTTGGGACACACGTGAAATTGATATGATGCACCTCAATGCCTTTGGAAGACTGTGCGGTACTGGTACGTATTCCTTCCACATGGACTATATGGGCAACCTGGGTCGTTGTCTGTCATCGCAAAAGAGGTATGGAAACTTCTTCACCGGGAAATACTATTTCGACGAACACCCTAAACCATGTCCGGTACGAATGTGCACTTGTCCTCTGATTTATCAAGGACAAATATCAAGTACGAAAGGTTCTGCTTCATCGGTGATGGCCGAAATGATTAAGGAAGCGTGGATTCGCTATCCTCCGTATCATCCCAAGGTAGCTGTCGATGGCTTGAGGAGCGAATTCTCAAGTAGAAGGTATAGAAAGGCAAATACGATGTCAATTGAAGAAAGCACTCTCCAAATCAGACAGCGTATTTGA
- the rfbC gene encoding dTDP-4-dehydrorhamnose 3,5-epimerase codes for MELSIEKTPIKDLVVIVPEAFEDERGFFTEIYRQDKFRESGLPEVFVQLNHSGSVRNVLRGLHFQWDPPMGKAMRVTRGKAFLVAVDIRKGSPTLGKWFGIEVSAESRLQVWAPAGFARGFCVLSDYAEIQYLCTGIYNNKGESGVLWNDPEIGIEWPIKGPIVSQKDQTAQTLAAWLEREESNFFTYEG; via the coding sequence ATGGAATTATCGATTGAAAAAACGCCAATTAAAGATCTTGTTGTAATAGTACCTGAGGCATTTGAAGACGAGCGGGGCTTTTTCACCGAGATCTATAGGCAGGACAAGTTCAGGGAGTCAGGGCTTCCGGAGGTTTTTGTTCAGTTGAATCATTCAGGTTCTGTCAGGAACGTGTTGCGTGGCCTTCATTTTCAGTGGGACCCGCCTATGGGTAAGGCCATGCGCGTGACGCGCGGGAAAGCGTTTCTTGTGGCTGTCGACATTCGGAAAGGGTCCCCGACCCTGGGCAAGTGGTTTGGGATTGAGGTCTCTGCCGAAAGCAGGTTGCAGGTCTGGGCACCCGCAGGGTTTGCCCGCGGGTTTTGTGTGCTAAGCGATTATGCCGAGATCCAGTACTTATGCACCGGCATATATAATAACAAGGGCGAGTCAGGGGTCCTGTGGAATGACCCTGAAATCGGTATCGAGTGGCCCATTAAAGGCCCTATTGTATCTCAGAAAGATCAGACAGCTCAAACACTGGCGGCATGGCTCGAAAGGGAGGAATCCAATTTCTTCACCTATGAGGGGTAG
- a CDS encoding SDR family oxidoreductase: MRILVAGGAGYIGSVLVPHLLEREYDVDVLDLLWFGNHLPDGVRVIEKDIMSITEDDVKGYDQVIFIAGLSNDPMAEYSPMRNFVGNAAAPAYLAYVAKRAGVKRYIFGCSCSVYGYTVNELYDETSPAISSYPYGISKLQGEFSCLQLQDRNFSAISLRQGTVSGYSPRMRLDLVVNTMFRYAIKEKVITVNNPAIWRPILDIRDAASAYIRAIEAHPEISGVFNVASGNYTVGEIADYVKEGVKEHLGIKAKLNIKNMTDYRNYKVSIEKARNVLSFKPRHEIADIVTSLIENMDRFQDIENPAYYNIQVFKMLDDAKAVPH; encoded by the coding sequence ATGAGAATTCTCGTTGCGGGTGGCGCAGGTTATATTGGGTCCGTGCTGGTTCCTCATCTCTTAGAACGTGAGTACGATGTCGATGTGCTCGACCTGCTCTGGTTCGGAAATCACCTGCCGGATGGGGTCAGGGTCATCGAAAAGGATATCATGTCCATTACAGAAGATGACGTCAAGGGCTACGATCAGGTCATATTCATAGCGGGGCTTTCCAATGACCCAATGGCGGAGTATTCTCCTATGCGTAATTTCGTGGGCAATGCCGCAGCGCCCGCATACCTTGCCTATGTTGCAAAGCGCGCAGGGGTAAAACGATACATTTTTGGCTGTTCATGCTCGGTGTACGGATACACGGTCAACGAGCTCTACGACGAGACCTCCCCTGCCATATCGAGTTATCCATATGGCATTTCCAAGCTTCAGGGTGAGTTCAGCTGCCTCCAGCTACAAGACCGAAACTTCTCCGCAATTTCGCTGAGACAGGGTACGGTGTCTGGCTACAGTCCGAGGATGCGCCTTGACCTTGTAGTAAACACGATGTTCAGGTATGCTATAAAAGAGAAGGTGATCACGGTCAACAACCCCGCAATCTGGAGGCCGATTCTGGACATTCGGGACGCAGCCTCTGCATACATACGGGCTATTGAAGCGCACCCTGAGATTTCAGGTGTGTTCAATGTCGCATCCGGGAATTATACCGTCGGTGAAATCGCCGACTACGTGAAAGAGGGCGTAAAGGAGCATCTGGGCATCAAGGCGAAACTGAACATCAAGAATATGACGGATTACAGGAACTACAAGGTCAGCATCGAGAAAGCGCGAAACGTTCTGAGCTTCAAGCCTCGACACGAAATTGCTGATATTGTTACAAGCCTCATCGAAAATATGGATAGATTCCAGGATATAGAGAATCCAGCATACTATAACATTCAGGTCTTCAAGATGTTAGACGATGCCAAAGCCGTTCCCCACTAG
- the rfbD gene encoding dTDP-4-dehydrorhamnose reductase: protein MKVLVIGANGQLGCDVCTAFSDSGREVIQLNHDVLDITDFESTRARLAEASADVIVNTAAMHNLDVCEDEPAKSFAVNGIGARNLAILSNELDFVLFHISTDYVFDGAKRTPYIETDCPMPLNIYGNTKLAGEHFVRAIAKKHFVLRVSGLYGTNPCRAKGGSNFVKLMLKLAKERDEVRVVDDEVLTPTFTEDIARQIVSMSDVDDYGLYHVTARESCSWHKFASKIFELSGAKVKLSVADPSEFPSKVQRPKYSVLENAGLKSLNLDIMPHWEDGLRRYLEKIGALLDVS from the coding sequence ATGAAAGTTCTTGTTATCGGAGCCAACGGCCAGCTGGGTTGCGATGTCTGCACGGCGTTTTCGGATAGTGGACGCGAGGTCATCCAATTGAATCATGACGTCCTGGATATAACGGATTTCGAATCCACCAGAGCCAGGCTTGCGGAAGCCAGTGCTGATGTAATCGTAAATACCGCAGCCATGCATAATTTGGACGTTTGTGAAGACGAGCCGGCGAAGTCCTTTGCCGTCAACGGTATAGGGGCCAGGAACCTGGCCATCCTGTCCAACGAGCTAGATTTTGTGCTGTTTCATATCAGCACCGATTACGTCTTTGACGGCGCCAAACGGACACCCTATATCGAAACCGACTGCCCCATGCCCCTTAATATTTACGGGAACACTAAACTTGCTGGCGAGCACTTCGTGCGCGCTATCGCAAAGAAACATTTCGTTCTCAGGGTATCGGGATTGTACGGCACTAATCCCTGCCGTGCCAAGGGTGGGAGCAATTTCGTAAAACTAATGCTGAAATTGGCGAAGGAAAGGGACGAGGTGCGAGTTGTAGATGACGAGGTGCTCACTCCAACGTTTACCGAAGACATCGCCAGGCAGATCGTTTCCATGAGCGATGTGGATGACTACGGCCTCTATCATGTCACTGCCCGGGAAAGCTGTTCATGGCACAAATTCGCGTCAAAGATCTTTGAGCTCTCCGGGGCGAAAGTCAAACTTTCGGTGGCAGACCCTTCCGAGTTCCCCTCAAAGGTGCAAAGGCCCAAGTACTCGGTTTTGGAAAATGCTGGACTGAAGTCCTTGAACCTGGATATTATGCCTCATTGGGAAGATGGACTACGGCGCTATCTGGAGAAGATCGGGGCGCTTCTCGATGTGTCCTAG
- a CDS encoding acyltransferase produces MEFIGEAGARIHPSTILLANNSKIIVENGILSIGYLSYLLCWNVRDNCRISLYNSTLHIIGNVDLRPGLSVWAMNSKVVIHDGTVINGPTGIVSKAGVEIGAHYLISAGVQILDCDLHKHAVAGEEPKDIAKPVIIKDRCWIGLRASILKGVIVGEGAMIGEGSVVTKNVDERTMVAGVPARKIRDNIIWEP; encoded by the coding sequence GTGGAATTCATCGGAGAAGCTGGTGCCAGAATACATCCTTCTACTATCCTTCTCGCGAACAACTCAAAAATAATAGTAGAGAACGGTATTCTGTCTATAGGTTATCTATCTTACCTACTTTGTTGGAACGTGAGAGATAACTGTCGCATTAGTCTATATAATTCTACATTGCATATCATAGGTAATGTTGATCTGAGACCTGGCTTGAGCGTTTGGGCAATGAACTCGAAGGTGGTTATCCATGACGGAACAGTCATAAATGGCCCCACAGGGATCGTGTCAAAAGCCGGGGTTGAAATTGGGGCGCATTATCTAATTTCTGCGGGAGTTCAGATACTAGACTGTGACCTCCACAAACACGCGGTTGCGGGAGAAGAGCCGAAGGATATCGCGAAGCCGGTCATTATCAAAGACCGCTGCTGGATTGGGCTGAGAGCAAGTATCCTAAAAGGTGTAATTGTTGGCGAGGGAGCCATGATCGGAGAGGGATCCGTTGTTACGAAGAATGTCGATGAACGCACTATGGTTGCCGGGGTGCCGGCAAGAAAAATAAGAGATAACATTATATGGGAGCCGTGA